One segment of uncultured Tolumonas sp. DNA contains the following:
- a CDS encoding HsdR family type I site-specific deoxyribonuclease: MANVGQRERVTQNRIVRFFNDELGYRYLGDWQDRDNNKNIETSILIPWLQKRGVSEALISRVIRQLDTAAALGEGKKLYYANKDVYQLLRYGVKDKEGAGELNQTVWLIDWQNPEANDFAIAEEVSIKGENKKRPDIVLYVNGIALGVLELKRSSVSVNEGIRQNLDNQKKDFIRNFFTTMQLVMAGNDTQGLRYGTVETAERYYLEWKEDVVNPYEHQLDFHLSRICNKQRFLQLIHDFIVYDAGVKKTCRHNQFFGIQAAKKHIARREGGIIWHTQGSGKSLTMVWLAKWIRENVKDSRVLIVTDRTELDEQIEKVFFGVDEAIYRTKSGADLIATLNTTNPWLICSLVHKFGRQSESDDEGAADEFIAELKKSLPKDFRAKGDLFIFVDECHRTQSGKLHDAMKSILPEAMFVGFTGTPLMKKDKKKSIEIFGSYIHTYKFDEAVADGVVLDLRYEARDIDQHLTSEKKVDEWFEINTINISRLAKTQLKQKWGTMQKVLSSKSRIEKIVMDIWLDMKKRPRLASGYGNAMLVCSSVYQACTAYDLFSKTDLAGKIAIVTSYQPTASNIKGEETGAGLTEKLFKYDTYRKMLANFFEQNEEEAAKRVEEFEKIVKQRFIKEPGQMRLLIVVDKLLTGFDAPSATYLYIDKQMADHNLFQAICRVNRLDGDDKEYGYIIDYKDLFRSLDKAISEYTGEAFDGYDKEDVAGLLKDRLEQAREDLENALEMVRCLCEPVKAPRATQDYIHFFCGESGKNQDELTEKEALRLTLYQHVAKLLRAYANVANEMPQAGFTPSESEQIKDEVIHYEKVRDEVKLASGDLLDMKRFEPAMRHLLDMYIRADDSELLMDFEDLGLIELIVQKGADAIDALPEDIRKNPEAMAETIENNVRKTIVDENPVNPKYYEQMSTLLDELITLRRQQAIDYQEYLERIRDLSKKVIHPEETKSAYPSSMDTQAKRAFYDNFGHDEVLATKIDSAIRYTKKADWVGDRFKEREIANAIREESKPYEVDIQSVMELAKAQREYQ; the protein is encoded by the coding sequence GTGGCTAATGTGGGTCAGCGAGAGCGAGTGACACAAAATCGTATCGTCCGTTTTTTTAACGATGAACTAGGTTATCGCTATCTCGGTGACTGGCAAGATCGAGACAACAACAAAAACATTGAAACCAGCATTCTGATTCCTTGGCTGCAAAAGCGGGGGGTCAGTGAAGCTCTCATTTCCCGCGTCATCCGCCAGCTTGATACCGCAGCTGCATTGGGTGAGGGCAAGAAGCTTTATTACGCCAATAAAGACGTTTACCAGCTCTTGCGCTATGGCGTGAAAGACAAAGAAGGGGCGGGTGAGTTAAACCAGACTGTTTGGCTAATCGACTGGCAAAACCCAGAAGCTAATGACTTTGCCATTGCCGAAGAGGTGTCAATCAAAGGCGAGAATAAGAAGCGCCCTGACATTGTGCTCTACGTAAATGGCATTGCACTGGGAGTGTTAGAGCTGAAGCGCTCATCGGTGAGTGTAAACGAGGGCATTCGGCAAAATCTCGATAACCAAAAGAAAGATTTTATCCGTAATTTCTTCACTACCATGCAACTGGTGATGGCCGGTAACGACACCCAAGGGCTGCGTTACGGCACCGTTGAGACGGCAGAACGATATTATTTGGAATGGAAAGAGGATGTTGTTAATCCATACGAGCATCAGCTCGATTTCCATTTAAGCCGCATCTGTAACAAGCAACGCTTCCTGCAATTGATCCACGATTTTATTGTCTATGATGCCGGTGTGAAGAAAACATGCCGACACAATCAATTCTTTGGCATTCAAGCTGCGAAAAAGCACATCGCCCGCCGTGAAGGCGGCATTATCTGGCATACACAGGGGTCAGGTAAAAGTCTGACGATGGTGTGGTTGGCAAAGTGGATCAGGGAAAATGTAAAAGATTCGCGAGTCTTAATTGTTACCGACCGCACAGAGCTCGATGAGCAAATCGAGAAAGTGTTCTTTGGTGTTGATGAAGCGATCTACCGCACCAAAAGCGGTGCAGATCTGATTGCTACACTGAACACCACTAACCCATGGTTGATCTGTTCATTAGTGCACAAATTCGGACGACAAAGTGAATCAGACGATGAGGGTGCAGCCGATGAGTTTATTGCTGAGCTGAAGAAATCATTGCCGAAAGATTTTCGAGCCAAAGGCGACCTGTTTATTTTTGTCGATGAATGTCACCGCACGCAATCGGGCAAGTTACACGATGCCATGAAGTCGATCTTGCCAGAGGCCATGTTCGTCGGCTTTACCGGCACGCCATTGATGAAGAAAGATAAAAAGAAATCCATCGAGATCTTTGGTTCTTACATCCATACCTACAAATTTGATGAAGCAGTTGCCGATGGTGTCGTGCTTGATCTGCGTTATGAAGCGCGTGATATCGACCAGCATTTAACCTCTGAAAAGAAAGTCGATGAATGGTTTGAGATAAATACTATCAATATCTCAAGACTTGCAAAAACACAGTTAAAGCAGAAATGGGGCACCATGCAGAAGGTGTTATCCAGTAAGTCGCGCATTGAAAAAATTGTAATGGATATCTGGTTGGATATGAAAAAACGCCCTCGCTTAGCGAGTGGCTATGGAAATGCCATGTTGGTTTGTTCCAGCGTTTATCAGGCTTGTACTGCATATGACCTGTTTAGCAAAACAGATCTAGCTGGAAAAATTGCAATTGTTACCAGTTATCAACCAACAGCTTCCAATATTAAAGGGGAAGAGACAGGAGCGGGTTTAACAGAGAAACTCTTCAAATATGATACTTACCGGAAAATGCTGGCTAACTTTTTTGAACAGAATGAAGAAGAGGCTGCAAAACGTGTCGAAGAGTTTGAAAAAATAGTTAAGCAACGCTTTATTAAAGAGCCGGGGCAAATGCGTTTGCTGATCGTGGTCGACAAGCTACTAACTGGTTTTGATGCGCCATCCGCAACCTATCTTTATATCGACAAACAGATGGCCGATCACAATCTGTTTCAGGCGATTTGCCGTGTAAACCGGTTGGATGGGGATGACAAAGAATATGGTTACATCATCGATTATAAAGACCTATTCCGCTCACTCGATAAAGCGATCTCAGAATATACCGGTGAAGCGTTCGATGGGTATGACAAAGAGGATGTTGCAGGCTTACTGAAAGATCGTCTGGAGCAAGCCAGAGAAGATCTGGAGAACGCACTGGAAATGGTCCGCTGCTTATGTGAACCGGTGAAAGCGCCGCGTGCCACGCAAGATTACATTCATTTCTTCTGTGGCGAATCGGGTAAAAATCAAGATGAGCTGACAGAAAAAGAAGCGCTACGTCTGACGCTGTATCAGCATGTCGCTAAATTATTGCGTGCTTACGCCAACGTCGCCAACGAAATGCCACAAGCTGGTTTTACACCTAGTGAATCAGAACAGATCAAAGATGAAGTCATTCACTATGAAAAAGTGCGTGATGAAGTGAAGCTTGCCAGCGGTGATTTGCTGGATATGAAGCGTTTCGAACCGGCTATGCGTCATCTGCTTGATATGTATATTCGAGCTGATGACAGTGAGCTATTGATGGATTTTGAAGATCTAGGTTTGATAGAGCTGATTGTGCAGAAGGGGGCCGATGCGATTGATGCCTTGCCGGAAGATATTCGTAAAAATCCGGAAGCCATGGCGGAGACAATCGAGAATAACGTGCGTAAGACCATCGTTGATGAAAATCCGGTGAATCCCAAATATTACGAACAAATGTCTACGCTATTAGATGAGCTGATTACATTGCGTCGTCAGCAGGCGATTGATTATCAGGAATATCTTGAGCGCATCCGCGATTTATCCAAAAAGGTCATCCATCCAGAGGAGACCAAGTCAGCATACCCATCATCGATGGACACCCAAGCCAAACGCGCGTTTTACGATAACTTTGGTCATGATGAAGTGCTCGCTACTAAGATTGATAGCGCCATTCGTTATACTAAAAAAGCAGATTGGGTCGGCGATCGCTTTAAAGAACGAGAAATTGCTAATGCCATTCGTGAAGAAAGTAAGCCGTATGAAGTCGATATTCAAAGCGTAATGGAACTGGCGAAAGCACAAAGGGAATATCAATAA
- a CDS encoding SprT family zinc-dependent metalloprotease produces MPEMVIGNLTFQLNRKEIKNLHISVLPPDGFVRVSAPEKMTETAIRMAVISRIPWIKKQQQEFLKQPRQSDREMVSGESHYLWGRRYRLNFIETVGRNEVKVQGSNKLMLCIKPDTPTEKKAALLGSFYREELKVRIEAILATWLPIIGVSPSDWGIRKMKTKWGSCNTSSKRISVNLELAKKPPECLEYILVHELVHLLERHHNERFRSYMDQFLPDWRERRDLLNSLPLAFDRWGY; encoded by the coding sequence ATGCCGGAAATGGTCATTGGTAATTTAACCTTTCAGCTAAACCGAAAAGAGATCAAAAATCTGCATATCAGCGTGTTGCCACCTGATGGTTTTGTTCGTGTATCCGCCCCTGAAAAAATGACAGAAACCGCCATTCGCATGGCGGTGATATCCCGCATTCCTTGGATCAAAAAACAACAACAAGAATTTCTGAAGCAACCTCGTCAATCAGATCGCGAAATGGTCAGTGGTGAGTCGCATTACCTGTGGGGAAGACGCTACCGGTTAAATTTCATCGAAACGGTTGGGCGTAATGAGGTAAAAGTGCAGGGAAGCAATAAGCTGATGCTCTGTATCAAGCCAGACACACCGACAGAGAAGAAAGCCGCATTGCTGGGTTCATTCTATCGTGAAGAGCTTAAGGTGCGCATAGAGGCTATTCTTGCAACTTGGCTACCAATTATTGGTGTTAGCCCCAGTGATTGGGGTATCCGAAAAATGAAAACCAAATGGGGTAGCTGTAATACGTCTTCGAAACGGATCAGCGTAAATCTGGAACTCGCCAAAAAGCCACCAGAATGTCTTGAATACATTCTGGTTCATGAACTTGTTCACCTGCTTGAACGGCATCACAATGAACGCTTCCGCAGCTACATGGATCAATTCCTGCCTGATTGGCGTGAAAGACGAGACCTACTGAATAGCTTACCGCTTGCTTTTGACCGGTGGGGGTATTGA
- a CDS encoding MBL fold metallo-hydrolase has product MAHSSDAATLSTIPSELSEQIVASPGSVFRNKRFHNHQTPQPMTMLGLLRLCGRYLFARPTVPAPIRPLPISKLSMSQLLASPNDTLYRLGHSTLLLKLNGEFWLTDPVFAKRASPLQWVGPKRFHEPPLIPEQLPALKGIIISHNHYDHLDKQSIQLLASRCEHFYVPLGVGRQLQQWGVAADSITELDWWQSVQVGDTQLVATPARHFSGRGLLDTDRSLWCSWVIRSSQFSLFFSGDTGYFDGFKQIGAAYGPFDITCIETGAYDHSWPDVHMLPEQSLQAHLDLDGRYMLPIHNGTFDLALHDWFEPFERIMNLAATQQVPLLMPQIGEPVQLLTPPGWYPWWRQQETELLNMITAMGAE; this is encoded by the coding sequence ATGGCTCATTCATCAGATGCAGCAACGTTATCGACAATACCCAGTGAGCTTTCCGAGCAAATAGTGGCATCGCCAGGCAGTGTATTCCGTAACAAGCGCTTTCATAACCATCAAACCCCGCAACCGATGACCATGCTAGGGTTATTGCGTTTGTGTGGGCGTTATCTGTTTGCGCGCCCTACAGTGCCGGCACCAATCCGACCGCTACCGATCAGCAAATTGAGCATGTCGCAATTGTTAGCTTCTCCGAACGATACGTTATACCGGCTGGGGCACTCTACTTTGTTGCTGAAGCTCAATGGCGAATTCTGGTTAACCGATCCGGTCTTTGCCAAGCGGGCATCGCCATTACAATGGGTCGGTCCGAAGCGTTTTCATGAACCACCGCTGATCCCAGAACAATTACCAGCGCTGAAAGGCATCATCATCTCGCACAACCATTACGATCATCTGGATAAACAAAGCATCCAACTGCTGGCATCGCGTTGTGAACATTTTTATGTGCCGCTGGGCGTCGGTCGCCAATTACAGCAATGGGGTGTCGCGGCGGATTCGATTACCGAATTGGACTGGTGGCAGTCGGTGCAAGTTGGCGATACACAGTTAGTCGCGACACCGGCGCGCCATTTTTCCGGCCGTGGGTTGTTGGATACCGATCGATCATTGTGGTGTTCATGGGTGATCCGATCATCACAATTTAGTCTGTTTTTTAGTGGTGATACCGGTTATTTCGACGGCTTTAAGCAAATAGGCGCGGCGTACGGGCCGTTCGATATTACTTGTATCGAAACCGGTGCTTATGATCACAGCTGGCCAGATGTACATATGTTGCCGGAGCAATCGCTGCAGGCGCATCTCGATTTAGATGGGCGTTATATGTTGCCGATTCATAACGGCACGTTTGATTTGGCGTTACATGATTGGTTTGAGCCGTTTGAACGCATTATGAATTTAGCCGCCACACAACAGGTGCCATTACTGATGCCGCAAATTGGTGAGCCGGTGCAGTTACTGACGCCACCAGGTTGGTATCCGTGGTGGCGTCAGCAAGAGACCGAATTACTCAATATGATCACCGCGATGGGGGCGGAATAA
- the efeB gene encoding iron uptake transporter deferrochelatase/peroxidase subunit, with protein sequence MGCPFSALWQTVTGKSMKAPHPVIENNSEELASPSRRSLLMSLGAAGGALALGGLASRSALAAPKPAAILPDDAKFQKQPFYGQYQSGITTPQQAAMMLVAFDILATNKADLTRLFKLLTERCVFLMQGGQPVQVDNKLPPLDSGIMGTQIYPDNLTITVSVGNALFDQRFGLSGFKPKHLQQMTKFPNDSLDAKWCHGDLLLQICANSSETVLHALRDIIKHTPDLLSVRWRRDGFISAHAAATQGQETPINLLGFKDGTGNPDTHQPSLMNKILWVNGAHHEPAWATHGSYQAIRLIRFRVEFWDRTPLQEQEAIFGRHRDTGAPLGKRNEHDDPDYGSDPEGKRIPLDSHIRLANPRTAETEKNLILRRGYSYSSGITGSGQLDMGLLFVCYQADLQEGFIAVQKKLDGEPLEEYIKPFGGGYFFTLPGVPAPGHYFAQSLLEAV encoded by the coding sequence ATGGGCTGTCCATTTAGCGCCTTATGGCAAACGGTCACCGGCAAAAGTATGAAAGCACCACATCCGGTAATTGAAAATAATAGCGAGGAACTCGCCTCGCCATCGCGTCGTTCACTGCTGATGAGCTTAGGCGCTGCCGGCGGTGCACTAGCGCTCGGTGGTCTCGCCAGCCGCTCTGCACTGGCTGCACCGAAACCAGCCGCTATTTTGCCGGATGATGCAAAATTCCAGAAACAACCGTTTTATGGTCAGTATCAAAGCGGGATCACCACTCCCCAACAAGCGGCGATGATGCTGGTTGCTTTTGATATTCTCGCAACCAATAAAGCAGACCTGACTCGGCTATTTAAACTATTAACTGAACGCTGTGTCTTTCTGATGCAAGGCGGCCAACCGGTTCAGGTGGATAACAAATTACCACCCTTAGATTCCGGTATTATGGGGACACAAATTTATCCCGATAATCTGACCATCACCGTCTCTGTGGGTAACGCCTTGTTCGATCAGCGATTTGGGCTGTCAGGTTTCAAGCCAAAACATCTGCAGCAGATGACCAAATTCCCGAACGATTCGTTAGATGCCAAATGGTGTCATGGCGACTTGCTGTTGCAGATCTGCGCGAACAGCAGTGAAACGGTGCTACACGCACTGCGCGATATTATCAAACACACCCCTGATCTGCTGAGCGTACGCTGGCGCCGCGATGGTTTTATCTCGGCACATGCCGCGGCCACACAAGGTCAGGAAACACCGATCAACCTGCTCGGTTTCAAAGACGGCACAGGCAACCCAGATACCCATCAGCCATCACTGATGAATAAAATTCTCTGGGTCAACGGCGCCCATCACGAACCCGCCTGGGCCACACATGGCAGTTACCAAGCGATCCGCCTGATCCGCTTCCGCGTAGAATTTTGGGATCGCACCCCCTTGCAGGAACAGGAAGCCATTTTTGGCCGCCATCGTGACACGGGTGCACCGCTGGGCAAGCGCAATGAACATGATGACCCAGATTATGGTTCTGATCCGGAAGGCAAACGCATTCCGCTGGATTCGCACATCCGTCTTGCTAATCCGCGCACAGCAGAGACCGAAAAAAACCTGATCTTACGTCGCGGTTATAGTTATTCGTCGGGCATTACCGGCTCTGGCCAGTTGGATATGGGTCTGCTGTTTGTCTGTTATCAGGCCGATCTGCAGGAAGGTTTTATTGCCGTGCAGAAAAAGCTCGATGGCGAACCGCTGGAAGAGTACATCAAACCGTTTGGTGGTGGTTATTTCTTCACCCTGCCTGGCGTACCAGCTCCCGGCCATTACTTTGCACAATCCTTATTAGAGGCGGTTTAA
- the efeO gene encoding iron uptake system protein EfeO — MLFRIPPSLLVLLFGAALLPGATFAADLTKVNVSVNDKQCDPMTLTVPAGKTQFTIKNNSMRALEWEILKGVLVVEERENIAPGFIQKMTVDLQPGEYEVACGLLTNPRGKLIVTGGENAVPVKATANDLIGPLAEYKFYVMMEMAAFAQKTTEFTDAVKKGDIEKAKALYAPARQHYERIEPIAELFSDLDAAIDAREDDYEQGTNDPKFTGYHRLEKALWADNSTQNMTPYADQLAQDAIELKKRIAALAFPPSKVVGGAAALIEEIAATKISGEEERYSRTDLWDFQANIDGAQKIVDLLRPLLEKADAPLLTKIDSNLKTVTAILAKYHTEQGFTSYQHLTDNDRNALKGPITALAEDLAKLRGTLGLN, encoded by the coding sequence ATGTTGTTCCGCATTCCCCCTTCGCTACTTGTGCTGTTATTTGGCGCAGCACTGCTGCCTGGCGCCACTTTCGCGGCTGATCTGACAAAAGTTAACGTCAGTGTTAACGATAAACAGTGCGACCCGATGACGTTAACGGTGCCAGCGGGAAAAACACAATTCACGATTAAAAATAACAGCATGCGTGCGCTGGAATGGGAAATTCTTAAGGGTGTATTAGTCGTTGAAGAACGGGAAAATATCGCGCCCGGTTTCATACAAAAAATGACGGTAGATCTGCAACCCGGTGAATATGAAGTCGCTTGTGGTTTGCTCACCAACCCTCGCGGCAAACTGATTGTGACGGGCGGTGAGAATGCCGTTCCGGTCAAAGCCACCGCCAATGACCTGATTGGCCCACTCGCTGAATATAAATTTTACGTCATGATGGAAATGGCTGCGTTTGCCCAGAAAACGACTGAATTCACCGATGCAGTGAAAAAAGGTGATATTGAAAAAGCCAAAGCGCTGTACGCGCCAGCACGCCAACATTATGAGCGAATTGAACCGATTGCCGAGCTATTTTCCGATCTCGACGCCGCGATCGACGCCCGCGAAGATGACTACGAGCAAGGCACAAACGACCCGAAATTTACCGGTTATCATCGTCTGGAAAAAGCCTTGTGGGCAGATAACAGCACACAAAACATGACACCGTATGCCGACCAGCTGGCACAAGACGCGATCGAGCTGAAAAAGCGTATTGCTGCCCTCGCCTTCCCGCCAAGCAAAGTGGTTGGTGGAGCAGCGGCGCTGATTGAAGAAATCGCGGCCACCAAAATCAGTGGTGAAGAGGAGCGTTACAGCCGTACTGACTTGTGGGATTTCCAAGCCAATATCGACGGTGCACAAAAAATTGTCGATCTGCTGCGCCCGCTGCTGGAAAAAGCCGATGCCCCGCTGCTCACCAAAATTGATAGCAACCTGAAAACGGTCACCGCTATTTTAGCGAAATACCACACCGAACAGGGCTTTACTTCTTACCAACACCTGACTGATAACGATCGCAATGCGCTGAAAGGCCCGATCACCGCATTAGCGGAAGATCTGGCGAAACTGCGCGGCACACTGGGGTTAAATTAA
- the efeO gene encoding iron uptake system protein EfeO, whose translation MHQLPTQLNNRLTGSYSMRFKQTALVAALFTSAVATPTIAKTAATDLIGPLAEYKMYVMDEVKQYVTTTKAFTDAVKKGDIATAKKLYAPARQHYERIEPVAELFSDLDASMDAREDDYEQGAKDPAFTGFHRLEKALWADNSTQGVEKYADQLHKDTQELEKRLSNLAFPPSKVVGGAAALIEEIAATKISGEEDRYSRTDLWDFQANVDGAQKIVDLLRPLIEKEDPSLLSKVDDNLKKVHATLAKYRTTGGFESYEKLTNADRNALKGPITTLAEDLAKLRGVLGLN comes from the coding sequence CTGCATCAGCTGCCAACCCAGCTCAATAATCGCCTCACAGGGAGTTATTCAATGAGATTTAAACAGACCGCATTGGTTGCCGCACTTTTTACCTCCGCAGTGGCCACACCGACTATCGCAAAAACAGCAGCGACCGATTTAATTGGCCCGTTAGCTGAATACAAAATGTATGTGATGGACGAAGTAAAACAATATGTTACTACCACCAAGGCGTTTACTGATGCTGTGAAAAAAGGCGATATCGCAACCGCCAAAAAACTGTATGCCCCAGCACGCCAACACTATGAACGGATTGAACCAGTCGCTGAGCTATTCTCTGATCTCGATGCTTCCATGGATGCCCGTGAGGATGATTATGAACAGGGTGCCAAAGATCCGGCGTTCACCGGTTTCCATCGATTGGAAAAAGCGTTGTGGGCGGATAACAGCACCCAAGGCGTTGAAAAATATGCCGACCAATTACACAAAGACACACAAGAACTGGAAAAACGTCTGAGCAATTTAGCGTTTCCACCCAGCAAAGTCGTGGGTGGCGCGGCAGCATTAATTGAAGAAATTGCTGCCACCAAAATCAGTGGCGAAGAAGATCGTTACAGCCGTACTGACCTTTGGGATTTCCAAGCTAACGTTGATGGTGCGCAGAAAATTGTCGACCTGCTGCGCCCGCTAATTGAAAAAGAAGATCCTTCACTGCTGAGCAAAGTCGATGACAACCTGAAAAAAGTACACGCCACGTTAGCCAAATACCGCACCACCGGTGGTTTCGAATCGTATGAAAAACTGACCAACGCGGATCGTAATGCACTGAAAGGGCCAATCACCACATTGGCGGAAGATCTGGCGAAATTGCGTGGTGTGCTCGGGCTGAACTAA
- the efeU gene encoding iron uptake transporter permease EfeU: protein MFFVPFLIMFREGLEAALIVSLIASYLKRTNRSQWMRSVWAGVIIACLLCLGLGWFINETTGEFPQKEQELFEGLVAAIAVVVLTWMVFWMRKASHSIKAQLHNAVDSALSSGTSQGWALVLMVFFAVAREGLESVFFLLAAFQQDVGAQAPVGAISGLLAAAIAGIALYWGGIKLPLQQFFRWTALFILFVAAGLAAGTVRALHEAGVWNHFQSIAFDLSNVLSTHSFLGTLLESLFGYQEAPSVSEVGAYLLYLIPVLCLFFTKPKPSTLSASAANPAQ, encoded by the coding sequence ATGTTTTTCGTCCCATTCCTGATCATGTTCCGTGAAGGGCTTGAAGCGGCGTTGATCGTCAGCTTGATTGCCAGTTATCTGAAGCGCACCAACCGCAGCCAGTGGATGCGTTCGGTTTGGGCCGGCGTCATTATCGCTTGCTTACTCTGTCTGGGCTTAGGCTGGTTTATCAATGAAACCACGGGTGAATTTCCGCAAAAAGAGCAGGAATTATTTGAAGGTCTTGTGGCTGCAATCGCGGTCGTAGTGCTGACGTGGATGGTGTTCTGGATGCGCAAAGCGTCTCATTCCATCAAAGCTCAACTGCATAACGCTGTCGATAGCGCACTGAGTTCTGGCACAAGCCAAGGTTGGGCATTAGTGCTGATGGTGTTTTTTGCCGTCGCTCGCGAAGGTTTGGAATCGGTGTTTTTCCTGCTCGCCGCCTTTCAACAAGATGTCGGTGCTCAGGCGCCTGTCGGTGCGATAAGCGGATTGCTTGCGGCCGCGATTGCCGGGATTGCGCTTTACTGGGGCGGTATCAAACTGCCACTGCAACAGTTCTTCCGCTGGACCGCCCTGTTTATTCTGTTTGTCGCCGCCGGTCTGGCCGCAGGCACAGTGCGCGCATTACATGAAGCCGGGGTATGGAATCACTTCCAAAGCATCGCGTTTGATTTAAGTAATGTCTTATCCACGCACAGCTTTCTCGGCACGTTACTGGAAAGCCTGTTCGGTTATCAGGAAGCCCCCTCCGTTAGTGAAGTGGGCGCTTACCTGCTCTATTTGATCCCGGTGCTGTGTTTGTTTTTTACCAAACCCAAACCATCAACCTTATCTGCATCAGCTGCCAACCCAGCTCAATAA
- a CDS encoding pyrimidine/purine nucleoside phosphorylase: MLQVNEYFSGNVKSIGFDNADQRATVGVMAPGEYEFGTGAPELMVVIRGALTVLLPGETEWQTFADGQQFNVPGNSKFQLKVAVDTAYLCEFK; encoded by the coding sequence ATGTTGCAAGTTAATGAATATTTTTCCGGTAACGTAAAATCAATCGGTTTTGATAACGCTGACCAGCGCGCGACTGTCGGTGTTATGGCACCGGGTGAATATGAATTTGGTACTGGCGCACCAGAACTGATGGTGGTGATCCGCGGCGCCCTGACCGTGCTGCTGCCAGGTGAAACTGAATGGCAGACTTTTGCTGATGGTCAGCAGTTCAACGTACCAGGCAACAGCAAATTCCAGCTGAAAGTCGCGGTAGACACGGCTTACCTGTGCGAATTTAAATAA